In a genomic window of Salvia hispanica cultivar TCC Black 2014 unplaced genomic scaffold, UniMelb_Shisp_WGS_1.0 HiC_scaffold_557, whole genome shotgun sequence:
- the LOC125199561 gene encoding putative vesicle-associated membrane protein 726 codes for MGQQKLIYSLVARGTVVLADYTEFKGNFNTIASQCLQKLSASNNRFTYTCDDHTFNYLVDNGFTYCVVAVESAGRQLPIAFLERIKDDFTKKYGGGKASTAGSNSLKREFGPKLKEQMQYCVDHPEEISQIAKVKAQVSEVKGVMMQNIEKVLDRGEKIELLVDKTDNLKSQAQDFRKQGTKMKRNMWIENMKIKLVVFGIVALLALLVALSVCPKFKC; via the exons ATGGGTCAGCAGAAATTGATCTACAGCCTTGTGGCGAGGGGAACCGTTGTTTTGGCTGATTACACTGAATTCAAGGGGAATTTCAACACCATTGCCTCCCAGTGTCTGCAAAAGCTCTCTGCTTCAAACAACCGATTCACCTACACTTGCGATGACCACACCTTCAATTACCTCGTCGATAATGGCTTCA CTTATTGCGTTGTTGCTGTTGAATCTGCGGGCAGACAACTACCAATTGCCTTTCTGGAACGTATCAAGGATGATTTCACGAAGAAATATGGAGGCGGCAAGGCCTCGACTGCAGGCTCCAACAGCCTAAAAAGAGAGTTTGG GCCTAAATTGAAGGAGCAAATGCAGTACTGCGTTGATCATCCTGAAGAAATTAGCCAGATTGCTAAAGTCAAGGCTCAGGTCTCTGAGGTGAAAGGTGTGATGATGCAAAACATTGAGAAG GTTCTTGACCGTGGAGAGAAGATCGAATTGCTTGTGGACAAGACTGATAATCTTAAATCACAG GCACAGGATTTCAGGAAGCAAGGGACGAAGATGAAGAGGAATATGTGGATTGAGAACATGAAGATCAAACTGGTGGTGTTTGGTATAGTCGCGCTTTTGGCTCTCTTGGTGGCGTTGTCCGTGTGTCCCAAATTCAAGTGTTGA